The Streptomyces camelliae genome window below encodes:
- a CDS encoding serine/threonine-protein kinase yields MNMAMMRLRREDPRVVGSFRLHRRLGAGGMGVVYLGSDKKGQRVALKVIRPDLAEDQEFRSRFAREVSAARRIRGGCTARLVAADLEAERPWFATQYVPGPSLHDKVADEGPLGAADAAAIGAALSEGLVAVHEAGVVHRDLKPSNILLSPKGPRIIDFGIAWATGASTLTHVGTAVGSPGFLAPEQVRGAAVTPATDVFSLGATLAYASTGDSPFGHGSSEVMLYRVVHEEPQLHGVPDALAPLVRACLAKDPDERPSTLQLSLRLKEIAAREAQGLDGVVRPPAPRAAEADRPTGRLVDTYPEQQRTQRRTAPGTPLPRGGVPSRGGGAPVRGGVPSRGGSGARGTGAGARPGAARPTPAPRGGGQRSGSGNRPAPRGGSGRPAQRTAGTGRRPANPRLLRQRLFVFVVVTLLVALGIALAQGCQGPARGLGGDGGVHRQAQTLHQPPRAGGPAEDLYMAKPERGSVG; encoded by the coding sequence ATGAACATGGCGATGATGCGCCTGAGGCGCGAGGACCCGCGCGTCGTCGGCTCTTTCAGGCTTCACCGACGGCTCGGCGCGGGCGGAATGGGCGTGGTCTACCTCGGCTCCGACAAGAAGGGGCAGCGGGTCGCGCTGAAGGTGATCCGGCCCGATCTGGCGGAGGACCAGGAGTTCCGGTCGCGGTTCGCCCGTGAGGTCTCGGCGGCCCGGCGGATCAGGGGCGGCTGTACGGCCCGGCTGGTCGCCGCGGATCTGGAGGCCGAGCGCCCCTGGTTCGCCACCCAGTACGTACCCGGCCCGTCCCTGCACGACAAGGTCGCCGACGAGGGCCCGCTCGGCGCGGCCGACGCCGCGGCGATCGGTGCGGCCCTGTCCGAGGGCCTGGTCGCGGTGCACGAGGCCGGGGTCGTCCACCGGGACCTGAAGCCCTCCAACATCCTGCTGTCCCCCAAGGGACCGCGGATCATCGACTTCGGCATCGCCTGGGCCACCGGTGCCTCCACCCTCACCCACGTCGGTACGGCGGTCGGCTCCCCCGGCTTCCTCGCGCCCGAGCAGGTCCGCGGCGCGGCCGTCACGCCCGCCACGGACGTCTTCTCCCTCGGCGCGACCCTCGCCTACGCCTCCACCGGCGACTCACCCTTCGGGCACGGCAGTTCCGAGGTGATGCTGTACCGGGTGGTGCACGAGGAGCCGCAGCTGCACGGCGTACCGGACGCGCTCGCCCCCCTGGTGCGGGCCTGTCTGGCGAAGGACCCCGACGAGCGGCCCAGCACCCTGCAGCTGTCGCTGCGGCTGAAGGAGATCGCCGCCCGTGAGGCGCAGGGCCTCGACGGCGTCGTACGGCCGCCCGCGCCGCGGGCCGCGGAGGCGGACCGGCCCACGGGACGGCTCGTCGACACCTACCCCGAGCAGCAGCGCACCCAGCGGCGCACCGCTCCGGGCACCCCGCTGCCACGGGGTGGTGTCCCCTCCCGGGGCGGTGGCGCGCCGGTGCGGGGCGGGGTGCCCTCGCGGGGCGGCAGCGGTGCGCGCGGAACGGGTGCCGGCGCGCGGCCGGGTGCGGCCCGGCCGACGCCGGCTCCGCGCGGCGGCGGCCAGCGCTCGGGCAGTGGGAACCGGCCCGCTCCGCGCGGCGGTTCCGGGCGGCCGGCGCAGCGTACGGCGGGTACGGGGCGGCGGCCGGCCAATCCGCGGCTGCTGCGGCAGCGGCTGTTCGTGTTCGTGGTGGTGACGCTGCTCGTGGCGCTCGGCATCGCGCTGGCCCAGGGCTGCCAGGGCCCGGCGCGCGGACTCGGCGGCGACGGCGGCGTACACCGGCAGGCTCAGACGCTGCACCAGCCGCCGCGCGCCGGGGGCCCGGCGGAGGATCTGTACATGGCGAAGCCGGAGCGCGGCTCCGTCGGGTGA